A single genomic interval of Devosia oryziradicis harbors:
- a CDS encoding ThuA domain-containing protein, protein MKQALVVWGGMELHTPERSAHVVRELLEPEGFAVTVTNGYEALGAEDVGRYDLVVPVITDGVAPDGIGNLVDAVRAGTGLAGFHMGLATTFRACVPFRYMAGVYWVQHPGNIISYGVDVRESELLAGIGSFEHRSEQYYLNFDPAVDVHATTVFSGEFHPWRKDVVMPVVFTTTHDRGRVFYSSLGHTADELVGPVREILRRGLVWAAR, encoded by the coding sequence CAGGCACTCGTGGTCTGGGGCGGCATGGAGCTGCATACGCCCGAGCGGAGCGCCCATGTGGTGCGTGAGCTGCTCGAGCCGGAGGGCTTTGCGGTCACGGTGACTAACGGCTACGAGGCTCTGGGCGCGGAAGATGTCGGCCGTTACGACCTTGTCGTGCCCGTTATTACCGATGGCGTGGCGCCCGATGGCATTGGCAACCTGGTCGATGCCGTGCGGGCTGGGACCGGGCTGGCGGGGTTCCATATGGGCCTGGCGACGACGTTCCGCGCCTGCGTGCCGTTCCGCTACATGGCGGGGGTCTATTGGGTGCAGCATCCGGGCAATATCATCAGCTACGGGGTGGATGTCCGCGAGAGCGAGCTGCTGGCCGGGATCGGCAGTTTCGAGCACCGTAGCGAGCAGTATTACCTCAACTTCGACCCGGCCGTGGACGTGCATGCGACGACGGTGTTTTCGGGCGAGTTCCACCCGTGGCGGAAAGACGTGGTGATGCCCGTCGTGTTCACCACGACGCATGATCGGGGGCGGGTATTCTACTCGTCGCTGGGGCATACGGCAGATGAGCTGGTCGGGCCGGTGCGGGAAATCCTGCGGCGCGGGCTGGTCTGGGCGGCGCGGTAG
- a CDS encoding class I SAM-dependent methyltransferase has product MTASLYPADFYQHRRAHTAHAARRILDTLPAALPRRTIADIGCGTGTWLAAALELGATAAFGIEGTWVTPDMLDDARIAFAPQDLEQRFTGPRVDLAISLEVAEHLSPARAESFVADLVALAPAILFSAAIPGQGGVGHLNEQWHSWWAQHFATHGYAAHDVIRPAIWTDDAIPAWYRQNVVLYLDGPTAQSLSLTPTEPALLDRAHPAFWARAIRELGYANALPESEVLRRQAEAAQQQ; this is encoded by the coding sequence ATGACCGCCTCGCTCTACCCTGCCGATTTCTACCAGCACCGTCGCGCCCACACCGCCCACGCCGCGCGGCGCATTCTCGATACCCTGCCCGCGGCCCTGCCCCGGCGCACCATCGCCGATATCGGTTGCGGCACCGGCACCTGGCTGGCCGCGGCGCTCGAACTGGGCGCCACTGCGGCCTTTGGCATCGAGGGAACCTGGGTCACCCCCGACATGCTCGACGATGCCAGGATTGCCTTCGCCCCGCAGGATCTGGAACAGAGATTCACCGGCCCGCGCGTCGACCTGGCCATCTCGCTCGAAGTGGCCGAACATCTTTCGCCGGCCCGTGCCGAGAGCTTCGTCGCCGATCTCGTCGCCCTCGCCCCGGCGATCCTCTTCAGCGCCGCCATTCCCGGACAGGGCGGCGTCGGCCATCTCAACGAGCAGTGGCACAGCTGGTGGGCCCAGCACTTCGCCACCCATGGCTACGCGGCTCATGACGTGATCCGCCCGGCCATCTGGACCGACGACGCCATCCCGGCCTGGTACCGCCAGAACGTGGTGCTCTACCTCGACGGCCCCACGGCGCAGTCCCTGTCGCTCACCCCGACCGAGCCCGCTTTGCTCGACCGGGCCCATCCCGCCTTCTGGGCCCGCGCTATCAGAGAACTGGGCTACGCCAACGCCCTGCCGGAATCCGAAGTCCTGCGACGGCAGGCCGAAGCGGCGCAGCAGCAGTAG
- a CDS encoding YciE/YciF ferroxidase family protein: MASEKTLDDLFLDTLKDIYYAEKQILKALPKMAKAASSPELKAGFEQHQEETQGQIERLEQVFELIGKPARGKTCDAILGILEEGKEIMEEFKGTVALDAGLVSAAQAVEHYEIARYGTLKTWANQLGMKDAVALFDATLQEEVATDKKLSQVATANVNQKAA, encoded by the coding sequence ATGGCTAGCGAAAAGACCCTCGACGACCTGTTCCTCGATACGCTCAAGGACATCTATTACGCTGAAAAGCAGATCCTCAAGGCCCTTCCGAAAATGGCGAAGGCCGCGAGCTCTCCGGAACTCAAGGCCGGCTTCGAACAGCACCAGGAAGAAACCCAGGGCCAGATCGAGCGCCTTGAGCAGGTGTTCGAGTTGATCGGCAAGCCGGCTCGCGGCAAGACCTGCGATGCCATCCTCGGCATTCTCGAGGAAGGCAAGGAGATCATGGAAGAATTCAAGGGCACCGTCGCCCTCGATGCCGGCCTGGTCTCGGCGGCGCAGGCCGTGGAGCACTATGAAATCGCGCGCTATGGCACCCTCAAGACCTGGGCCAACCAGCTTGGCATGAAGGATGCCGTCGCCCTGTTCGACGCCACCCTCCAGGAAGAGGTGGCAACCGACAAGAAGCTGAGCCAGGTCGCCACGGCCAACGTGAACCAGAAGGCCGCCTAG
- a CDS encoding DUF2934 domain-containing protein yields MRKNSQVADRIRQTAYFLWEQDGRPEGRAFHYWVTAKEMLLRELAYDKWLAEGTPVDRAEEIWREAAQELEAEK; encoded by the coding sequence ATGCGGAAAAATTCTCAGGTGGCCGACCGCATTCGGCAGACAGCCTATTTCCTGTGGGAGCAGGATGGCCGCCCAGAGGGGCGCGCCTTCCACTACTGGGTCACGGCCAAGGAAATGCTGCTGCGCGAGCTGGCCTATGACAAATGGCTGGCCGAGGGTACGCCGGTCGACCGCGCCGAGGAAATCTGGCGCGAGGCTGCGCAGGAACTCGAGGCCGAGAAATGA
- the efp gene encoding elongation factor P: protein MVKVIASSLRKGNVVEQDGNLHVILTAENVHPGKGNSVTNVNMRRISDGVKVIGRWRTVEMVEKADVDEREYDYLYSDGEGHHFMEPVSYEQLVVSDDVVGDQKAYLTDGMKVYLKTFEGNAIAMELPQRLTFEIVETEPVVKGQTASSSYKPAVLNNGLKVMVPPHIGVGTRIVILTEDNSYVERAKD from the coding sequence ATGGTCAAGGTCATCGCCTCTTCGCTGCGCAAGGGCAACGTCGTCGAGCAGGACGGCAACCTGCACGTCATCCTGACGGCCGAAAACGTCCACCCCGGCAAGGGCAACTCGGTCACCAACGTCAACATGCGTCGCATTTCCGACGGCGTGAAGGTCATCGGCCGCTGGCGCACGGTCGAAATGGTCGAGAAGGCCGATGTCGACGAGCGCGAATACGACTACCTCTATTCCGATGGCGAGGGCCACCACTTCATGGAACCGGTCAGCTATGAGCAGCTTGTTGTGTCCGACGACGTCGTCGGCGACCAGAAGGCCTATCTGACCGACGGCATGAAGGTGTATCTCAAGACCTTCGAAGGCAATGCCATCGCCATGGAGCTGCCGCAGCGCCTCACCTTCGAGATCGTGGAAACCGAGCCGGTCGTGAAGGGCCAGACGGCCTCCTCGTCCTACAAGCCTGCCGTGCTCAACAATGGCCTCAAGGTCATGGTACCCCCCCATATCGGCGTCGGCACCCGCATCGTCATCCTCACCGAGGACAACTCCTACGTCGAGCGCGCCAAGGACTGA
- the epmA gene encoding EF-P lysine aminoacylase EpmA, with the protein MSSFETKPSPWWAPEVHLDRRPILLARGRIEARMRDYLGENDFLMVDPPGLQRSPGNETHLHAFGTVMIGNDGEGQAMYLHTSPEFTMKKLLAAGERRIASLQHVWRNRERSALHHPEFTMLEWYRVGEPYDAVIADCVALLRVAAETTGVKALRFRDRECDPFIEPERIGVVEAFMRHAGIDLLASMDEEGVPDGEKLAEQMLALDMAVPEDRSWSYLFSLVLTDKVEPNLGMGRITVLDRYPAAEAALARRTADDRRLAERFELYACGVEMANGFGELTDADEQRRRFAAEMNEKQRIYGERYPLDEDFLAALAMMPAASGVALGFDRLVMLATGAPRIEAVLWAPVAE; encoded by the coding sequence ATGAGCTCGTTTGAAACCAAGCCATCGCCCTGGTGGGCGCCAGAGGTTCACCTGGACCGCCGGCCTATCCTGCTGGCGCGCGGGCGGATCGAAGCGCGCATGCGGGATTACCTTGGCGAGAATGATTTCCTGATGGTCGACCCGCCCGGCCTGCAGCGCTCGCCCGGCAACGAGACACATCTGCATGCCTTTGGCACCGTCATGATCGGCAACGACGGTGAAGGGCAGGCGATGTACCTGCACACCTCGCCCGAATTCACCATGAAGAAGCTGCTGGCCGCGGGGGAGCGGCGGATCGCAAGCCTGCAGCATGTGTGGCGCAATCGGGAGCGCAGCGCACTACATCACCCCGAATTCACCATGCTCGAATGGTATCGGGTGGGCGAGCCCTATGATGCCGTCATTGCCGACTGCGTGGCGCTGCTGCGCGTCGCAGCGGAGACGACGGGCGTTAAAGCGCTGCGATTCAGGGACCGGGAATGCGATCCCTTTATCGAGCCGGAGCGGATCGGCGTCGTGGAGGCCTTCATGCGCCATGCGGGCATCGACCTGCTGGCGAGCATGGATGAGGAGGGCGTGCCGGATGGAGAAAAGCTGGCAGAACAGATGCTGGCGCTCGATATGGCGGTGCCTGAGGATCGGAGCTGGAGTTACCTCTTCAGCCTGGTGCTGACCGACAAGGTGGAGCCCAACCTGGGCATGGGGCGGATCACGGTGCTCGATCGTTACCCGGCGGCAGAGGCGGCGCTGGCGCGGCGGACGGCGGATGACCGGCGGCTGGCTGAGCGGTTCGAGCTCTATGCCTGCGGGGTGGAAATGGCCAATGGCTTCGGCGAATTGACCGACGCTGATGAGCAGCGGCGCAGGTTTGCGGCCGAGATGAACGAGAAACAACGGATTTACGGGGAGCGCTATCCCCTCGATGAGGACTTCCTGGCAGCGCTGGCGATGATGCCCGCGGCGAGCGGAGTGGCGCTGGGTTTCGACCGCTTGGTGATGCTGGCAACCGGTGCGCCGAGGATTGAGGCGGTGCTGTGGGCACCGGTGGCCGAATGA
- a CDS encoding lysine-2,3-aminomutase-like protein, producing the protein MLIRTTQQLIEAGLTNKNADLDAVAARYAIGITPAVAALIDRDDPNDPIARQFVPDVAELATTPDERADPIGDLAHSPVEGIVHRYPDRVLLKAVHVCPVYCRFCFRREMVGPQGLGTLTAPELDAAVGYIADHREIWEVILTGGDPLVLSPRRLREIMARLAGIDHVKIVRFHTRVPVVEPERIDQDMVEALKASGKTTYLAVHANHPREFTAGARRAIARLADGGVALISQSVLLRGINDNVETLVELMRAFVENRVKPYYLHHPDLAPGTSHFRIGIDEGQALVTALRGRISGLAQPTYVLDIPGGHGKADIGAASISGGDGCFTVRDWQGEEHRYPPQDR; encoded by the coding sequence ATGCTTATCAGAACCACACAGCAGCTGATCGAGGCCGGCCTCACCAACAAAAACGCCGATCTCGACGCCGTCGCGGCTCGATATGCCATCGGCATCACGCCGGCCGTGGCGGCTCTGATCGACCGTGACGATCCCAACGATCCGATCGCGCGGCAGTTCGTTCCCGATGTGGCCGAACTGGCGACGACGCCAGATGAGCGGGCGGACCCGATTGGCGATCTCGCTCATTCGCCGGTGGAGGGCATTGTCCATCGTTATCCCGATCGCGTGCTGCTCAAGGCGGTGCATGTCTGCCCGGTCTATTGCCGCTTCTGCTTTCGCCGCGAAATGGTGGGACCACAGGGGCTCGGCACGCTCACCGCGCCGGAGCTGGACGCGGCCGTTGGATATATCGCCGATCATCGGGAAATCTGGGAAGTCATCCTCACGGGGGGCGATCCGCTGGTGCTGTCGCCACGGCGGCTACGCGAGATCATGGCGCGGCTGGCCGGTATCGATCACGTCAAGATCGTCCGCTTCCACACGCGGGTGCCGGTGGTGGAGCCGGAGCGGATCGACCAGGACATGGTCGAGGCGCTCAAGGCCAGTGGCAAGACCACCTACCTTGCCGTGCATGCCAACCATCCGCGCGAGTTCACGGCGGGGGCGCGCAGGGCAATAGCCCGGCTTGCGGATGGCGGGGTGGCGCTGATCAGCCAATCCGTGCTGCTCCGGGGCATCAATGACAATGTCGAGACGCTGGTCGAGCTGATGAGGGCCTTCGTCGAAAACCGGGTGAAGCCTTACTACCTGCATCACCCCGACCTCGCCCCGGGCACCAGCCACTTCCGCATCGGCATCGACGAGGGGCAGGCGCTGGTGACGGCTCTGCGCGGCCGCATCTCGGGGCTGGCTCAGCCAACCTATGTGCTCGACATACCCGGCGGGCATGGCAAGGCCGATATCGGGGCCGCCTCGATATCGGGTGGCGACGGCTGCTTCACCGTCCGGGACTGGCAGGGCGAGGAGCATCGCTACCCGCCGCAGGACCGATAG
- a CDS encoding phosphotransferase family protein translates to MALGRRLGAGRVAEVFEWGPDVVKLYAAGIGPEQAQREAATLDGLRDGPLVVPRSLGVFELDGRWGLVMSRMPGRPLAELLGGNGLPAGVARFAALHRQIHQQSGAGLMPLKQRLAVRIGRAGELDDASRVRLLDRLDRLPDGDRLCHGDFHPFNIMADGDGLAIIDWLDATSGSPAADVCRSYLLMLHHVPELAELYLNAYTESATFERAEVLDWLSVQAAARLDEGVPDEVERLLELARR, encoded by the coding sequence ATGGCACTGGGGCGACGGCTGGGGGCAGGGCGGGTTGCCGAGGTGTTCGAGTGGGGCCCCGACGTGGTCAAGCTCTATGCGGCCGGGATCGGTCCAGAGCAGGCGCAGCGCGAGGCGGCAACGCTGGATGGGCTGCGTGATGGCCCGCTGGTGGTGCCGCGATCGCTCGGTGTCTTCGAGCTTGATGGCCGCTGGGGCCTGGTGATGAGCCGCATGCCTGGGCGTCCGCTGGCCGAACTGCTGGGCGGTAACGGACTTCCGGCGGGCGTTGCACGTTTTGCTGCGCTGCATCGCCAAATCCACCAGCAGTCCGGCGCCGGTTTGATGCCGCTCAAGCAGCGGTTGGCGGTGCGGATCGGGCGGGCGGGAGAGCTCGACGACGCCAGCCGCGTGCGGCTGCTCGACCGCCTGGATCGCCTGCCCGATGGTGACCGGCTATGCCACGGGGATTTTCACCCGTTCAACATCATGGCCGATGGTGACGGTCTCGCCATTATCGACTGGCTCGATGCGACGAGCGGGTCGCCGGCCGCGGATGTCTGCCGCAGCTACCTGCTGATGCTGCACCATGTGCCTGAGCTGGCGGAGCTCTATCTCAACGCCTACACCGAGAGCGCGACTTTCGAACGTGCGGAGGTGCTGGACTGGTTGTCCGTGCAGGCCGCCGCCCGGCTCGATGAGGGGGTACCGGACGAGGTGGAAAGGCTGCTGGAACTGGCGCGGCGATAG
- a CDS encoding glutathione S-transferase family protein: MITLYDFELSGNCYKLRLLMSILKLRYDIVPVDFYPGRQHKADWFLRLNPFGQLPVLKDDDLVLSDSGAILAYLARKYDETGLWFPDDPAVTAEVLRWHAVADDITSTASAARLALGFFYDFDVPKAQAGAHRIFRLMDEHLWFGEREGRDWLCSPAHPTTADIACFPYVMLSEEGGIGRQDYPALRRWTDRVRRIPGFTVMSGIFPAGQALEIA, translated from the coding sequence ATGATCACCCTCTACGACTTCGAACTCTCGGGCAACTGCTACAAGCTGCGGCTGCTGATGAGCATCCTCAAGCTGCGCTACGACATCGTGCCGGTCGATTTCTATCCCGGCCGCCAGCACAAGGCCGACTGGTTCCTGCGCCTCAATCCCTTCGGCCAGCTCCCGGTGCTCAAGGACGACGATCTGGTCCTGTCCGATTCCGGCGCCATCCTGGCCTACCTGGCCCGGAAATACGACGAGACCGGCCTGTGGTTCCCCGACGATCCGGCCGTCACTGCCGAGGTGCTGCGCTGGCACGCGGTGGCCGACGACATCACCTCGACGGCGTCAGCGGCCCGCTTGGCGCTGGGCTTCTTCTACGATTTCGACGTGCCCAAAGCCCAGGCCGGCGCGCACCGCATCTTCCGGCTGATGGACGAGCATCTGTGGTTTGGCGAGCGCGAGGGCCGCGACTGGCTCTGCTCCCCGGCCCACCCCACCACGGCCGATATCGCCTGCTTCCCCTATGTGATGCTGAGCGAAGAAGGCGGCATCGGGCGCCAGGACTATCCCGCCCTGCGCCGCTGGACCGACCGCGTCCGCCGCATCCCTGGCTTCACCGTCATGTCCGGCATCTTCCCGGCGGGACAAGCTCTGGAGATCGCGTAG
- a CDS encoding Rieske 2Fe-2S domain-containing protein, with protein sequence MTLSVSDPTWYPIASSEDLPFRHVYAGQLLGRELAVWRADDGNVNVWENRCLHRGVRLSIGINEGGELKCQYHGWRYANRSAGCTYIPAHPADAPARRIQNRTYPVREAYGLIWSAANDEQAFRPFPGAEGHDWFALRPMPVNAAPEDVLAALAGLAPDDQPADLLPGLAVRFGGTYYFVQPVDACRAVIRGLLAEPPAEPVATLRHYNETLTKLRDRLERAARKKPAPEPLQPAFDKVSADLATMPDIAIPKGNTITVVVKRKWTSADGVIGFELAARTGHLPTFQPGAHIDIHLPNGMTRQYSITNGPGELMSYIIGVKAESASKGGSKVLVETVREGDLLSISEPRNNFPLRRDATRTVLIAGGIGITPLLSMARFLDKSSLPYELHYFTRAGETVAFRADLEALHGKVTFHTGVPRDEIGATIASALGQWSMAQHVYVCGPGPMLETVRETAAAQGWPEEAIHFEYFKNDKVIDNSSAFDVELARSAMTLHVPSGKTIMEVMRDAGLTVPSSCEQGACGTCLTTVIEGDVDHQDVYLNNSEKASNRCMMTCVSRAKSARLVLDI encoded by the coding sequence ATGACCCTCTCCGTTTCCGACCCCACCTGGTACCCCATCGCTTCCAGCGAGGACCTGCCCTTCCGCCACGTCTATGCCGGTCAGCTCCTGGGTCGCGAGCTTGCCGTCTGGCGGGCCGATGATGGCAATGTCAACGTCTGGGAAAACCGGTGCCTCCACCGTGGCGTTCGGCTCTCCATCGGCATCAATGAGGGCGGCGAACTCAAGTGCCAGTATCACGGCTGGCGCTATGCCAACCGCTCCGCCGGCTGCACCTACATTCCCGCCCACCCCGCCGACGCGCCGGCCCGCCGCATCCAGAACCGCACCTATCCGGTGCGCGAGGCCTATGGCCTCATCTGGTCAGCGGCCAATGACGAGCAGGCCTTTCGTCCTTTCCCCGGCGCCGAAGGCCATGATTGGTTCGCCCTGCGCCCCATGCCCGTCAACGCCGCGCCCGAGGACGTGCTGGCCGCTCTCGCGGGCCTGGCGCCCGACGACCAGCCCGCCGATCTCCTGCCCGGCCTCGCCGTCCGTTTCGGCGGCACCTATTATTTCGTCCAGCCGGTCGATGCGTGCCGCGCCGTGATCCGCGGCCTGCTCGCTGAACCACCCGCCGAGCCGGTAGCAACGCTCCGCCACTACAACGAAACCCTGACTAAGCTGCGCGACCGCCTCGAGCGCGCCGCCCGCAAGAAGCCGGCGCCAGAGCCCCTGCAGCCGGCTTTCGACAAGGTCTCGGCCGACCTGGCGACCATGCCCGACATTGCCATCCCCAAGGGCAACACCATCACTGTTGTGGTCAAGCGCAAATGGACCAGCGCCGACGGCGTCATCGGCTTCGAGCTCGCCGCCCGCACCGGCCACCTGCCCACCTTCCAGCCCGGCGCCCATATCGACATCCACCTGCCCAACGGCATGACGCGGCAATATTCCATCACCAATGGCCCGGGCGAGCTGATGAGCTACATCATCGGCGTCAAGGCCGAGAGCGCCAGCAAGGGCGGCTCCAAGGTCCTGGTCGAAACCGTCCGCGAGGGCGACCTGCTCTCCATTTCCGAGCCGCGCAACAATTTCCCGCTGCGCCGCGACGCGACCCGCACCGTGCTCATCGCCGGCGGCATCGGCATCACGCCGCTGTTGTCGATGGCTCGCTTCCTCGACAAGTCGAGCCTGCCCTATGAGCTGCACTACTTCACCCGCGCCGGCGAAACCGTGGCCTTCCGCGCCGACCTCGAAGCGCTCCACGGCAAGGTGACCTTCCACACCGGCGTGCCGCGCGACGAAATCGGCGCCACGATCGCTTCGGCCCTCGGCCAGTGGAGCATGGCGCAGCACGTCTATGTCTGCGGCCCCGGCCCCATGCTCGAAACCGTCCGCGAAACCGCCGCCGCCCAGGGCTGGCCCGAAGAGGCGATCCACTTCGAATATTTCAAGAACGACAAGGTCATCGACAATTCGTCGGCCTTCGATGTCGAGCTGGCCCGCTCGGCCATGACGCTCCATGTTCCATCAGGCAAGACCATCATGGAAGTCATGCGCGACGCCGGCCTCACCGTCCCCAGCTCCTGCGAACAAGGCGCCTGCGGCACCTGCCTCACCACGGTCATCGAAGGCGACGTCGATCACCAGGACGTCTATCTCAACAATTCCGAAAAGGCCTCCAACCGCTGCATGATGACCTGTGTCAGCCGGGCGAAGTCCGCGCGGCTGGTGCTGGATATTTGA
- a CDS encoding aromatic ring-hydroxylating oxygenase subunit alpha: MPSIDPTTRDLWQVIAATDEIAPGIVETTLLLDTPIALTRDNAGNPVVWRRTDEEQGDEVDAEAILDRLPATTGYGYIWTSLGNPPADLFPIPEYAEADRKNMSCGSIGIHVSAPRAVENFLDMGHFPYVHTDILGAEPHTEVKEYDVEVSEERDEVLATRCRFIQPRAAKSATTAMEVEYVYRVPHPFCSVLYKSCPEDESRRDVIAIFLQPMTEERCRAHLLQSMIDSTSTITDLRRFQQTIFGQDKPILENQYPKRLPLDPRSETPIRADKSAIAYRRWLSQKGITYGVIPMAS, encoded by the coding sequence ATGCCCTCCATCGATCCCACAACCCGCGACCTCTGGCAGGTCATCGCAGCCACCGACGAGATCGCGCCGGGCATTGTTGAGACCACCCTGCTGCTCGACACTCCCATCGCCCTGACCCGCGACAACGCTGGCAATCCCGTCGTGTGGCGCCGTACCGACGAGGAACAGGGCGACGAGGTCGATGCCGAGGCCATCCTCGACCGTCTCCCCGCCACGACCGGCTATGGCTATATCTGGACCAGCCTTGGCAATCCGCCCGCCGATCTCTTCCCCATCCCCGAATATGCCGAGGCCGATCGCAAGAACATGAGCTGCGGCTCCATCGGCATCCATGTCTCGGCTCCGCGCGCCGTCGAGAACTTCCTCGACATGGGCCACTTCCCCTATGTCCACACCGATATCCTCGGCGCCGAGCCCCATACCGAGGTCAAGGAATACGACGTCGAAGTGTCCGAGGAGCGCGACGAGGTGCTCGCCACCCGCTGCCGTTTCATCCAGCCGCGCGCCGCCAAGTCGGCTACTACGGCGATGGAAGTCGAATACGTCTACCGCGTGCCCCATCCCTTCTGTTCGGTGCTCTACAAGTCCTGCCCCGAAGACGAGTCGCGCCGCGACGTCATCGCCATTTTCCTCCAGCCCATGACCGAGGAGCGCTGCCGCGCTCACCTGCTGCAGTCGATGATCGACTCGACCTCGACCATCACCGACCTGCGCCGCTTCCAGCAGACCATTTTCGGCCAGGACAAGCCCATCCTCGAAAACCAGTATCCCAAGCGCCTCCCCCTCGACCCGCGCTCGGAAACCCCCATCCGCGCCGACAAGTCCGCCATCGCCTACCGCCGTTGGCTCAGCCAGAAGGGCATCACCTACGGCGTCATCCCGATGGCGTCGTAG
- a CDS encoding Ldh family oxidoreductase: MQGNQAQRFPVAVLEQKVAAALRGAGASEASLAAAVRAMLHASLVGVDSHGVRLTEHYCTMLGGGRLNKNPQLKVDVRGPGSAMVNGDDGLGHYAAYKAVDVAIELALEAGVGAVGIEHSSHLGAAGAYALAGAERGFVTFATTNTDSMVALFDGAARFHGTNPLAFAAPVPGSKPWLLDMATSSIPMNRVLLHRSLGLELPAGVAADKDGRATTDPQAAEMLLPLGGAEYGYKGAALAGVATLFSALLTGTTLDADFIPMYGGPGGDISTPRNMGHFVLVIDPDKFAGRDLFGAMVTRYLASLRGAPVREGAERVMAPGDREWEEMARRQQDGVPVDPDTARFLGL; the protein is encoded by the coding sequence ATGCAGGGTAACCAGGCACAGCGGTTTCCGGTAGCAGTTCTGGAGCAGAAGGTCGCGGCGGCGCTGAGAGGGGCAGGTGCCAGCGAGGCGTCGCTGGCGGCCGCGGTGCGGGCGATGCTGCATGCTTCTCTGGTGGGGGTGGACAGCCACGGCGTGCGGTTGACAGAGCACTATTGCACCATGCTTGGCGGCGGGCGGCTCAACAAGAATCCGCAGCTGAAGGTCGATGTTCGGGGCCCTGGCAGCGCCATGGTCAATGGCGATGACGGACTGGGCCACTACGCCGCCTACAAGGCCGTGGACGTCGCGATCGAACTGGCGCTGGAGGCTGGGGTGGGTGCCGTCGGCATCGAACATTCCTCGCATCTGGGGGCGGCAGGCGCCTATGCGCTAGCCGGGGCAGAGCGGGGCTTTGTCACCTTTGCGACGACCAACACCGACTCCATGGTGGCGCTGTTCGATGGTGCCGCGCGCTTTCATGGCACCAACCCGCTGGCCTTCGCCGCGCCGGTGCCCGGCAGCAAGCCGTGGCTGCTCGATATGGCGACATCGTCGATCCCGATGAACCGGGTGTTGCTGCATCGCTCGCTGGGGCTGGAGCTTCCTGCCGGGGTGGCGGCAGACAAGGACGGTCGGGCGACCACCGATCCGCAAGCGGCCGAAATGCTGCTGCCGCTGGGCGGCGCTGAATACGGCTATAAGGGTGCAGCGCTGGCAGGAGTGGCGACGCTGTTTTCGGCCCTGCTGACGGGTACGACGCTCGATGCCGACTTCATCCCTATGTATGGCGGACCCGGAGGCGACATCTCAACGCCGCGCAACATGGGGCATTTCGTGCTGGTCATCGATCCGGACAAGTTCGCCGGACGCGACCTGTTCGGCGCTATGGTCACGCGATACCTCGCCAGCCTGCGCGGCGCGCCGGTGCGCGAGGGCGCAGAGCGGGTGATGGCGCCGGGCGATCGGGAATGGGAAGAGATGGCCCGGCGGCAGCAGGATGGAGTGCCGGTCGATCCAGATACCGCGCGCTTCCTGGGGCTCTAG